A stretch of Brevundimonas naejangsanensis DNA encodes these proteins:
- a CDS encoding cold-shock protein, which translates to MATGTVKWYNSTKGYGFVQPDDGGKDVFVHATAVEASSLGALNEGQKISYEIERDSRSGKESAGRLQAAD; encoded by the coding sequence ATGGCTACCGGCACTGTCAAATGGTACAACTCCACCAAGGGCTACGGCTTCGTCCAGCCTGACGACGGCGGCAAGGACGTCTTCGTCCACGCCACGGCCGTCGAAGCGTCTTCGCTCGGCGCCCTGAACGAAGGCCAGAAAATCTCCTACGAAATCGAACGCGACAGCCGCAGCGGCAAAGAATCCGCCGGCCGCCTTCAGGCTGCTGACTGA
- a CDS encoding cold-shock protein, with protein sequence MATGIVKWFNSTKGYGFIQPDDGGKDVFVHISAVEQAGLRGLDENQKVSYEIERDRRSGKESAGQLKTEG encoded by the coding sequence ATGGCTACCGGCATCGTGAAATGGTTCAACTCCACCAAGGGCTACGGCTTCATCCAGCCGGATGACGGCGGCAAGGACGTCTTCGTCCACATCTCGGCCGTCGAGCAAGCCGGCCTGCGCGGCCTGGACGAGAACCAAAAGGTTTCCTACGAAATCGAGCGCGACCGTCGCTCGGGCAAGGAATCGGCCGGTCAACTGAAGACCGAAGGCTGA
- a CDS encoding TorF family putative porin, translating to MRTLTTALAAAPLLILATAASAQDAASSHGRWSFSAGAASDNRSKDVSKSDGDPYAWAAAEWESADGFFYVSPGVETIKAGGSELETELAAGIRPQWGGFDFDLNAAHKWRVDADPGYDADAWELTADMKRSIGPASARLRLQYSPDGTGSVKSWTWVALRGGWDFTDKLNVSAEIGRREQDNSVDYTGYNIGATYALTRNLDAELRWYGTDAKVPGEQYADALVAGISVSF from the coding sequence ATGCGTACACTGACTACCGCCCTCGCCGCCGCTCCGCTGCTGATCCTCGCGACGGCGGCCTCCGCCCAGGACGCGGCCTCGAGCCACGGCCGCTGGAGCTTCAGCGCCGGCGCCGCCAGCGACAACCGCTCCAAGGACGTCTCCAAGTCCGACGGCGATCCCTACGCCTGGGCCGCCGCCGAGTGGGAGAGCGCCGACGGCTTCTTCTACGTCAGCCCCGGCGTGGAGACGATCAAGGCCGGCGGCTCGGAGCTGGAGACCGAACTGGCCGCCGGGATCCGGCCGCAGTGGGGCGGCTTCGATTTCGACCTGAACGCCGCGCACAAGTGGCGGGTGGACGCCGACCCCGGCTATGACGCCGACGCCTGGGAACTCACCGCCGACATGAAGCGGTCGATCGGCCCGGCCAGCGCCCGCCTGCGCCTGCAGTACTCCCCCGATGGGACGGGCTCGGTGAAATCCTGGACCTGGGTCGCCCTGCGCGGCGGCTGGGACTTCACCGACAAGCTGAACGTCTCGGCCGAGATCGGCCGTCGCGAGCAGGACAACAGCGTCGACTACACCGGCTACAACATCGGCGCGACCTACGCCCTGACCCGCAACCTGGACGCCGAGCTGCGCTGGTACGGCACCGACGCCAAGGTTCCGGGCGAACAGTACGCCGACGCCCTGGTCGCGGGGATCAGCGTGTCGTTCTGA
- a CDS encoding NAD(P)H-dependent flavin oxidoreductase: MAIPASLQSGLKLPVIASPMFLVSGPDLVVEACNAGVIGTFPSLNQRTTEGYRDWVREIKSRLAPGAAPFGVNHIIHPTNERLMADMMVSVEEKVPLIITSLGAVRDVVDAVHGYGGVVFHDIANVRHARKAAEAGVDGLILVAGGAGGHAGVVNPFALINEVRGFFDGTIVLAGCISTGQDVAAALMMGADLAYMGTRFIATAESAAQPHYKDLIVQSGSADITYTPAVSGIPANFLTPSLIENHIDPKSLPEHKLDMAEEAKAWKTIWSAGQGVGAIHDVPTTAQLVARLTDEFSQACDKFYKKRL; encoded by the coding sequence TTCCCGCTTCCCTGCAGTCCGGCCTCAAGCTGCCGGTGATCGCCTCGCCCATGTTCCTGGTGTCCGGCCCGGACCTGGTGGTCGAGGCCTGCAACGCGGGCGTGATCGGCACCTTCCCCTCGCTGAACCAGCGCACGACCGAGGGCTATCGGGACTGGGTCCGGGAGATCAAGTCGCGGCTGGCGCCCGGCGCCGCCCCCTTCGGCGTCAACCACATCATCCACCCGACCAACGAGCGCCTGATGGCCGACATGATGGTCTCGGTAGAGGAGAAGGTGCCGCTGATCATCACCTCGCTGGGCGCCGTGCGGGACGTGGTGGACGCGGTGCACGGCTATGGCGGGGTGGTCTTCCACGACATCGCCAACGTGCGTCACGCCCGCAAGGCCGCCGAGGCCGGCGTCGACGGCCTGATCCTGGTCGCCGGGGGCGCGGGCGGGCACGCCGGCGTCGTCAATCCCTTCGCCCTGATCAACGAGGTGCGCGGCTTCTTCGACGGGACCATCGTCCTGGCGGGCTGCATCTCCACCGGACAGGACGTGGCGGCGGCGCTGATGATGGGGGCGGACCTGGCCTATATGGGCACCCGCTTCATCGCCACGGCCGAGAGCGCGGCCCAGCCGCACTACAAGGACCTGATCGTCCAGTCGGGCTCGGCGGACATCACCTATACGCCGGCGGTCTCGGGCATTCCCGCCAACTTCCTGACCCCGTCCCTGATCGAGAACCACATCGACCCCAAATCCCTGCCCGAGCACAAGCTGGACATGGCCGAGGAAGCCAAGGCCTGGAAGACCATCTGGTCCGCCGGCCAGGGGGTGGGCGCCATCCACGACGTGCCCACGACGGCCCAGCTTGTCGCTCGGCTGACGGATGAATTTTCGCAGGCCTGTGACAAATTCTACAAGAAGCGTCTCTAG